A DNA window from Prodigiosinella aquatilis contains the following coding sequences:
- a CDS encoding DsbA family protein: MTNRFNAAALSLALSFTFGSIHAGAAESADFTPAQQSRIGEIAGDYLVAHPQVLIEVSKKLQAQQAAIKAQLMAESALKGHRLLMQLDGVPVKGPQNSKVIVTEFFDFECIACSMMAPVMEQVMASNPDVRFAFRDWTIFAGHYPESTQASRRGLAIWKQKGVDAYMAYHNGIYGTGHNEGKLTSDDIEKVATAAGAGEEDVANRAAADALIAGNSALAELLGLTGTPGIIVMPAENATADNTTVIPGVVSAQVMQRAIDNAMK; encoded by the coding sequence ATGACAAACCGTTTTAACGCGGCGGCGCTTTCGCTCGCCCTGAGTTTTACTTTCGGTTCAATCCACGCCGGCGCCGCAGAGTCGGCAGATTTCACGCCGGCGCAGCAGTCACGCATCGGCGAGATTGCTGGCGATTACCTGGTGGCCCATCCGCAGGTGCTCATCGAGGTGAGCAAAAAGCTGCAGGCGCAGCAGGCAGCCATCAAGGCGCAGCTGATGGCGGAGTCTGCTCTGAAGGGGCACCGGCTGCTGATGCAGCTTGACGGCGTGCCGGTGAAAGGCCCGCAAAATTCGAAAGTGATTGTGACCGAGTTTTTTGATTTCGAATGTATCGCCTGCAGCATGATGGCCCCGGTAATGGAGCAGGTCATGGCCAGCAACCCGGATGTGCGGTTTGCTTTTCGTGACTGGACGATTTTTGCCGGGCATTACCCCGAGTCTACACAGGCGTCACGCCGGGGTCTAGCTATCTGGAAACAGAAGGGGGTTGATGCCTATATGGCCTATCACAACGGGATTTACGGCACCGGCCATAACGAAGGGAAACTGACGTCAGACGATATTGAAAAAGTGGCCACGGCAGCGGGCGCAGGAGAAGAAGACGTCGCGAACCGCGCAGCGGCAGATGCCCTGATCGCGGGTAACAGTGCGCTGGCAGAGCTATTGGGATTAACCGGGACGCCGGGGATCATCGTGATGCCGGCAGAGAACGCGACCGCTGACAACACGACGGTCATTCCGGGCGTCGTGTCCGCTCAGGTGATGCAGCGGGCCATCGATAATGCGATGAAATAA
- a CDS encoding phospholipase D family protein translates to MLLNVGVCTASAAPSVQVGFSPEGSAQQLVLQTVNDARQSVRLMGYSFTSPDIAGALVEAKKRGVDVQVVLDEGGNRGKASLAAMNLLVNAGIPVRTVSQFKIMHDKVIIVDGQTVETGSYNYTLSAARSNSENVLVLHDVPDLAQTYLTHWQSRWALGKKWVSSY, encoded by the coding sequence ATGTTATTGAATGTGGGCGTTTGCACCGCCAGCGCGGCCCCGTCGGTACAGGTGGGATTCTCACCGGAAGGCAGTGCGCAGCAGTTGGTTCTGCAAACGGTGAATGACGCGCGGCAAAGCGTTCGTCTGATGGGGTACTCGTTTACCTCACCGGACATTGCCGGGGCGCTGGTCGAAGCAAAGAAACGGGGCGTCGATGTTCAGGTTGTTCTGGATGAGGGCGGCAATCGCGGGAAAGCCAGCCTGGCTGCGATGAATTTACTCGTTAATGCGGGGATCCCGGTGCGCACCGTCAGCCAGTTTAAAATCATGCATGACAAGGTGATTATTGTTGATGGCCAGACGGTCGAAACCGGATCATATAACTATACCCTGTCTGCCGCGCGGTCGAATTCGGAGAATGTCCTGGTACTGCACGATGTGCCTGACCTGGCACAAACCTATCTGACACACTGGCAGTCGCGCTGGGCCTTAGGCAAAAAATGGGTGTCATCGTACTGA
- the repA gene encoding replication regulatory protein RepA, which yields MSQSTNAAPSSAKPKRAYRKGQPLSGTERQLASISRKRLSQKEIKVFVDPEIKSILMGMCKEEGATQAEVLQRLIKNEAERTR from the coding sequence ATGTCACAATCCACAAATGCAGCTCCTTCCTCGGCGAAACCTAAGCGTGCTTACAGAAAAGGCCAGCCATTGTCGGGAACAGAACGACAACTCGCTTCAATTTCTCGTAAACGGTTAAGCCAAAAAGAAATTAAAGTCTTTGTGGACCCTGAGATAAAGTCGATATTGATGGGAATGTGCAAAGAAGAAGGTGCAACGCAAGCTGAAGTCCTTCAGCGACTAATAAAGAATGAAGCTGAACGAACCAGGTAA